A region of the Mesorhizobium shangrilense genome:
GGACGGGCCCGATGGAAAACTGCCCTGCCCTCGCCTTCTCGGTCAGGCTGCGCAGATAGCCGCCGGCGCTGGAGATGGCGTCGGCCCGCTGCAGGATGGCGGCGACGACGATGGCGGCGTCGGCCGGCCCCATGACCTCGCAGGCCTGGCGCCACGCATCAGGGCTGATCCCGAGCGCGGCGCGGGCAAGATCCGCGGTTGCCACCAGGCCCGCCCAGTCCGAAATGCCGTTTCGGGCGTAGTCGACGATGTCCGGGCAGGCGCGCAGCACAAGGCTTAGCGGGTAGGCTGACGTTTGGCGGTCCTGCGGCTGTTGCGGCAAGCGCTCCGCCTGTTCGGTTGGCGGCGTGGCTGCTCCCTGCTCCTTTTCGGAGCGAGGTTCAGATTCAAGGTAAAGGTTTGGGTTTGAATTCTGTTTGTGGCGCTCAGTCTGAGACTCATTGGCGCTCGTATTCTGGGATTTAACGTGTCTTTCCAGGATGTTGCGGATTTCATCGGCGAGCTGCGCAAAGGCCTCCGCGAGCGGCTCGAGCTGGGCCGCCGTGGCCGTCCGCGGAATCCGGACAGCGAGGATGCGGTAGCGCTCGCGATAGGCTTGCCAGTCGCCGCGCATGCCTTCGTCCTGGCCGAGCTCGATCATCTTGCAGATGTCGCGGCGGCAGATGGTGAGGCGTTCGCGCAGCAGATGGAGCGTCCGGCGCTCGGCCCGCACCGCGTCGGCCAGCCGCTCGAACTCGGCCGCTCGGGCGACGAGCGGGGTCAGGTCGAAGCCGAACGCCTGCTCGATCGCACCGCCCTGCCCCTTGCGGGCGAAGCGCTTGCCGTTCGGACTGTCGCGCCGCACGATCAGGCCGCACTCGACGAGCACGGCGAGATGGCGTCTGAGGGTCGCCGGGGCCATGCCGTGGGCGCGCAGCGACAGCTGGGCGTTGGACGGGAACACCAGGGCCCCCTCCCCCGAGAGTTCGGTGTCGGGATGGAAGGAGATCAGCGCCGACAGCACCGCCAGCGCGCGTTCGGTGGCGCCGAGCATGCTCCTGGCCTCGCAGACGGCGCGAAACACGCGCCATTTGTCGACCACGGCGTCTGGCGGACAGGTTCTTGCGGTGCGCTGGCCGTTCACGGCGGCAAGCGACAGCGGCCTCGGCCCGAAGGGCGAAGCTGGGGTATGCGTTTGCATGGTCTTTCACCTTGTCTAAGGCAAAAGAAACCTGCCCGTCAAAACGACGTCCAACTGCTTGACAGTGATTCGTGGAAATGCGATTCTCGGGCTGCTAGACACTACGAGAGAGGCTTCCACGACGCAGTCGTTTGGGGGCCTTTTTCTTTTGCGGTTTTAGTCTCCTGTTTCACCTGATTTTGACCGCTTGAACGCACCGTAGAGGTCGTCCAGTTGGCCCGTGATGAACGCTGCAAATTCGAAACCCAAATCGCCTTTGACGGTGATGGCCGCCTTCCTGGCTGTTCCTTGAAGCAAAACGCTAGCTGACTTATCAGCTGGAACCCAGACTTTCGGATCAGGCTTGGCAACGCCTTTTCGAGCTGGTTTCCCCTTTGTGTTCAGGCCGGCAAGAAGCCGCTCGAAACGCTCGCTGCTTGCCAAGCCATCGAAATCTGGCCGGGCAATGATGGTATCGACCTTTTGAGCGTTTGACGGCTTGGCCACCAGCAGGGAAAGCTCGACCCAGCGCTCGCGACCGACGGAGGGCGCAGCACCGATCCGTTGGATCAATGCGGACGGGATCCTGGTGACGACCGAGACCATTTTGGAGACGGCGGCTTCATTCGCAGCCAGCGCGGAGCAGATCACATCGCGTCCGTATTCGAGCTCTTCGAGACGCTTGGCAAAAACAGCCCGCTCGACAAATGTGAGGTTCGCGCGCGCCGAATTTTCCTGCCCCTGAGCTATGACATGGGCCCTGTCGTCGAGGCTCTTAACGACGGCCCTCACCTTTCGGCCGAGTTCCTTTGCAACACGAACCCGTCGATGACCGAAAACGACCATGTAGCGACCGTCGATACCCGGGTGCGGGCGCACTAGCACCGGCGTGTCTTGTCCCCTTTCCCTGATCGCTTCCCGAAGCTCTTGGTATTGCTCCTGATCGTCGCCCATCCGATCTGCAATGAACGAAATATCGATGGAACTCGGGTCGATCTCTATGACCTGCTCGCCTTCCAGATATTTGTCAGCCTGCTTAGCCAGCTCGTCGATCGAGCGGATCATGGATTTGGACGCGCCACGGACGGGATAGGGCATCGCAGGCGCTGCCGACTGCTCCGCTGCGGGGTCTAACAAACCCTCCAGCAAATTTTTACGGGCCATTCCCCACTCCTCGTAGGTCTAATAGCTTGAATGCGTTCATGAAAATCGCGATTTTGTCAGCCGACAACATTCAGCGTCCCCACGCATCATGAATGAGGTCTGCTATCTCGCCATTCACCGCCTCCAATGACTCCATCGCGCGCTCATACGTTGAGCGCGTCATGGTGTTCTTTTCGACCTCATAAAGGGTTTGCTTCGTTATGCCCGCATCCGAAACCGCGGTCGATTTCAGCATGTGGTTCTTCAAAATGAAATCCCCGAACAGGGTCTGCAGGAAAGACGTCATCTGATGCTGGGGGCCATCTGTGGGTTCATAGCGGGTAACCAGATAGCGGTACCACTCGAGATTGACCTCAGCCCCTGCGCTGCGGATGGGCTCAAGGATATTGCCCAGCATCAATAGGAACTGTCCCATCGACATCACATCGAGCATCTGCGGATGGATTGTGATCAAGACAGACGTCGCCGCGGTCAGCGCCGTGATGGTGAGATAGCCGAGCTGGGGAGGACAGTCGATGACGACGACATCGTAACGATCATCGACCTCGGCGAGCGCTCCAGATATCCGCGTGAAGAACGCGCGTCCCGCATTGGAGCTTTTATCCGTCATCGCCACGGGCGTGTCGTATTCGAATTCTTGCAATTCTAGGCTGGCAGGAACAATATCCAGTCCGGGGAAATTGGTCGGCTGGATGATTTCTGAAAGAGGCCTCCTCTCGTCGTCGTAGCGGATCGCATCATAGAGCGATTTGGTCTGATCGAGCTCCGGCTGGAAACCGTGCAGCGACGAAAGCGACGCCTGGGGATCGAGATCGACGGCCAGCACGCGGTGGCCAGTGAGCGCGAGGTATTGAGCTAGATGCGCAGCTGTCGTCGTCTTCCCGCTCCCCCCTTTGAAGTTCACGACGGCAAGGATCTGAAGCTTCTCGCCCGCCCGTCGATGAGGGACGTACATGCGTGCATCAGAACGGCCATACTCATCGAGATACTGGCGAAGCTCGACCATTTGCTCCGCCGTGTAGGAGCGCCTTCCCGACGATGACGTTTCGGGAACCGGACCTTTGCCTTCCAGATGCAGCTTCTTGAGGTGGCTCTGGGACACCCCGAGATAGGTCGCCACTTCCGCAAGTGAGAATGATCTCAGTCCTTTCTTCGCATGCGGCGGGAATCGCTGCACACTCAGCAGATGCAACTTTTTCGAGATCTGATCGCCTTGCTCGAGAATGCTTTTCTCAAAGAGCAACGGCGATTTAGTCCGAGGAGGAGGCGAACTCACGTTCATTCGGCCGGGACTTCCTAAAAACGATTTTTGGCGCAAACGGGCCAATCAACCGTCATTATGTCTGATTCGTCGTCCCCGACAAGAATTTTAATATTAACAGAAGGTTAACGGCCGCGAGGCGAGATATTCAGTAGTCTTTCGTGGCCGATCGAACGACTTTCACGGAAACCTATGCCCAATAGAGCCTAACTGACTGTAATCATTTCACAACCTTGGACTTTTGTCAGCTGACAAGATCAGGGTTCGCGTGAACCAGGTGGCTGGAGCCTGATTGGTGACCCGATTGACTCCCGCCCAGGGGGAGGGCGCGCCGCCAACCCGCGTTGGGTGACACCGTGGGTCAGCCCCTGCCCTCGCCGAGCTCGCGCCGGAGCGCCGCCAGGGCGCGTTGAAGGGTTTCGCCTGCGACCCATCTGTTGTCTTGGGTGAGGCGGTTGAAGGCGGCGACGGTCTCGCCGGTGGCCTTGATGTTGAGCTGGACGTTGCGGCCGGTCCGGTGCCGGCGCTGTTGCGGTCGCGGCGCGGCCGCTGCGTCGGTCCTGGTGCTTGCTTCACGGCTGCGGAAGTTGGCGCGTTCGGCGACGGCGCGAACCTCCTGCGATGATGGCGCAGTGGGATCCGGCGCGGGCTTGGGCTTGAAGTCCGAGAGGTCGAGTTTGCCGTCGTCCTCGAAGATGCTGGAGCGTGTCGGGGAGGTCATGCGACTTCCAGGGTTCCGGTGGCTGCGACCGCCCTCTTCAGGACGGCAACGAGTTCGGCGGCATAGGCGCGGGCGTTGACGATCGCGGCCTTGATGTTGCTGACCTGCTTGGGGTCGAGCGACAACAGGGTTCCGCCGAAGCTGAAGATGGCGCGGAACGCGGCGCGCTCGACGATCGGGATTTCGAAGACCGGAATGCCGGCCTGGGCGAGCTGGATGCGGATGTCGCGCAGGTCACGGGTGATGACGGCGGCGTTGACGCGCGTCAGCAGCACGGCGAACGGAATGGTCTTGCCGAAGGCGCGTTCTTGCGTGCGGACCAGCCTCACCGCCTTCACCGCTTCGACGGCGTCGAGCTCGCTGCCCTGCGTCGGGATGACGACGAGATCCGCGCGGCTCATGGCGTAGCCGACCATCATCGAGGCCGTGCCTTCCAGATCGACGATGACGAAGCTGGTTTTTGTGGCCGCCTCCTCGATGGCGTCGATGACGCTGTCTTCGCTGACGTCGCTGACGACCGTCAGGTTGTCGGGCTTGCCCGGCCGGCGCGCCCATCGCGACACCGGCTTGTTGGGATCCGCGTCGATCATGGTGACGTTGGCGCCTTGGGCGGCGAGTTCGCAGGCGAGCAGCACGGCGGAGGTGGACTTTCCAGCCCCACCCTTGGGGCTGGCGAAAACGATGGTTGGCATGAGCTCCTTCTGGGGGCAGACGGTGGGCCAATTGTTAGCAGAATGCTAACAGATAGCTCACCGGCTTCAAAGAGGTTTCGCGTAGATAGCCGGTAGCTACTTGGTATCCGCGCGCGAGCTGGAGGGCATCAGCCCTGGTATTGGAACACGTCGTGCCGACGATGTTTTCCAGAAGTCCTGCCAGGAGCCGGCCGTTTAGTGGAATGTCTTGCGGAGGGCAGCGGTCAGCTGCGCGATGACCGACGTCTTGCAGCACAGGTGACGCGCGCGGCCCACAGCAGGGCGGCTTCGCGCGCCTGCTCGCGTGTCTGTAGAGCGTGGATGAAGTCGTCGGGCGGTGCGAGCCGGGACACGGCGCGCCTCCTACAGGCCAGCGGCCTTGGTGAGGTTGATGCGGAAACGGTCGCGGTTGCGCTGATAGCGGCGCGTCATCTCGGCGGAGGCGTGGCCGAGCTGCTTCTGAACGTGACGCTCCTCGACGTCGGCCGAGGTGGCGAGGCCGGCGCGCAGCGAGTGGCCGGCAAACAGAATGGCGCGCTGGCCCTCGGCGAGATCTGCGCGGACGCCGGCGTCCAGCGCCGTGCGCTTGACCAGGCGCGCCACCTCCTGGTCGTTGAGGCGGTTGGCGCCGACCTTCTTGCCGTTGCCGGTGACCCGACGAAACAGCGGGCCATGAGCGATGCGCGCGAGCGCGAGCCAGGTCTCGAGCGCGACGACCGGACAGGTCAGATCGGACGAGCCGCGGCCGATCTCGACTTCGCGCCAGCCGGTCTTGCCTTTAGGGGTCAGCAGGGCGCCCTTGTCGAGGATCTCGATCCAGCCGCCGCTATCTTCGGTCTGGTCGGGGCCGCAGTCGAGCGCGACGATTTCGGAACGGCGCAGGCCGCCGGTGAAGCCGATGAGCAGGATGGCGCGATCGCGCAGACCGCGCAGTGTGGCGCGATCCAGCGTCTCGAGCATGGCGAGGAGGTTGTCGGGCGTTACCGCTTCCTTCTGCGCTGACGGCCGGGCATGGGTGTTGCGGATGCCGGCCATCACGGTGGCGATGTAGCGGTCCTTGCGGTCGAGCGGGCGCCGCGTTGCGCGTAATTCCAGGCCAGCGCCGACGGACGGCGCTCGATGGTCGCCTCCGCTGCGCCCCTTGCCGGCCGTGCCGGAGGCGAGGGCGGTGATGTAGAGCCCGACGCTTTGCGGATCGGGTGTCAGCAGGTCGATGCCATGCCGGTGGCACCAGGCTGAGAAATATCGCCAGTCGGCGGCGTAGGCGCGGCGGGTGTTGGCCGCGCTGGCCGCATCGACGTAATCGCGGGCGCGATCAGCGAGCCGCGCCAGATGCGGGGAGAGGGGAGGGGAGGCGGGCGCCTCGATGGATGCGCCCATGCCATCACGCAGTCGATGACGTCGGGCAGGTCCGTCGCGTCGGGCGCGAGAGGGGTCGCAGTGGGGGCAGGGGCGGCCTTGAGGCGGTCGGCGTTCATGTTGGACTCTTAGCCCGATTTGGGTGGCGAAGGCGAGAGAAAGGGGGCGGCGGGCGGCCGGAGCATGGCAGCAAGCGCCCCAATGGATAGCTGATAGCTACCAGCTAACAGTCGCATAGCAGAGAAACTGGCCGCTAGCGACAAGCTATCTGGTAGCTACCAGATAGCCGTTCTGCTGGCCGTTGAGACACGTGGTTTGGACGGCCAAGCGCGTTTCACGCTATGCTGAAAGGAGAGGGAATGACGGAGGTGGCCATGCCCGGGAGAGCGGTCGCAGCGAACGGCTGAACCTGCTGCGCGGCAAAAGGCAAGGCTGGTGCGTGCGGCCGCGCTGGTGCATGCGCATCTGACCGCGTTTGTCATCTGCGCGGCTCTGCGCGAGGCCGAAGCGGTGATTCAGGAAGCCGAGACGATCGAGGTCTAGGAGCGCTATTTTGTGCGGATTATGGAGCTGATGGACAATCCACCGCCGCCCGATGACAAGATGCGTGCCGCCATTGGCAGCCCGCCGGATGATGTATGAGCGTTCCGGTAGGGCGTACTGTGGATGGCCGCTAGCTGATGGCCGCCGGATAGCCGTTGGCTACCAGATAGCTTGTCGGCACAGAATTTGCCTATTTTCTCCAATATCGCTATTATATAGATTATCGGCTTAGTAAGGAGCAAGGCGATGGTGACGATCACGGCCGTTGAGCTGCAGAACCATTTCGGTCGCTACCGCGATCTGGCGCAGAGGGAGCCCGTCTCGGTGACGCATCACGGGCGCGAAAGCATCGTGGTGCTGGCGGCGGACGAATACAAGCGGCTCAAGGCCCTCGATACGCGGCAGGCATTTTATGCCCACGAGTTGCCGGACGAGCTCGTGGCGGCATTGGACAAGGGATACGCGGGCGCGGCAACACCAGACCTCGACCATCTGCTGAAGAAATAGACCGTGGAGTTCGAACCGAAGCCGGGTCTGGTGGTGCGCTACGATTTCCTTTGGAAAGCGGAGAGCGCGAAGGGCCTGGACAGCGGCAAGGATCGGCCGTGCGCGATCGTCCTGACGATGGCCGAAAAGCCGGATGGGTCAAAGGACGTGCTGTTGTGCGCTATCACGCATTCGCCACCGGGCAAAGATGAGACGGCAATTGCTGTGCCGCCGGCGGTGGCCCGGCATCTCGGTCTTGACGATCAGCCGTCGTGGATCAAGACCGATCAGGTGAACGTGCTGCGGTGGGAGCGGGGCCGCATTCCCTATGGCATCAGTCAGGCCCGCAAGGGCGCGTGGGCCTACGGGATGCTGCCGCAGGCGCTAGGCCGGCAGGCGTTTGAGCAGGTGCGGGCGAAGGCGCGCGGGCGCCAGCTGCAGACGGTGAAGCGGGATTAGCGGCGATGAGGATCGGTCTGCGCGGGGCCTCTCAGCGCGCGAACCGAGAGCTTTTCGGCCGGGATTTTGCGCCGTTCGGCCCG
Encoded here:
- the repB gene encoding plasmid partitioning protein RepB, with amino-acid sequence MARKNLLEGLLDPAAEQSAAPAMPYPVRGASKSMIRSIDELAKQADKYLEGEQVIEIDPSSIDISFIADRMGDDQEQYQELREAIRERGQDTPVLVRPHPGIDGRYMVVFGHRRVRVAKELGRKVRAVVKSLDDRAHVIAQGQENSARANLTFVERAVFAKRLEELEYGRDVICSALAANEAAVSKMVSVVTRIPSALIQRIGAAPSVGRERWVELSLLVAKPSNAQKVDTIIARPDFDGLASSERFERLLAGLNTKGKPARKGVAKPDPKVWVPADKSASVLLQGTARKAAITVKGDLGFEFAAFITGQLDDLYGAFKRSKSGETGD
- the repC gene encoding plasmid replication protein RepC; this translates as MQTHTPASPFGPRPLSLAAVNGQRTARTCPPDAVVDKWRVFRAVCEARSMLGATERALAVLSALISFHPDTELSGEGALVFPSNAQLSLRAHGMAPATLRRHLAVLVECGLIVRRDSPNGKRFARKGQGGAIEQAFGFDLTPLVARAAEFERLADAVRAERRTLHLLRERLTICRRDICKMIELGQDEGMRGDWQAYRERYRILAVRIPRTATAAQLEPLAEAFAQLADEIRNILERHVKSQNTSANESQTERHKQNSNPNLYLESEPRSEKEQGAATPPTEQAERLPQQPQDRQTSAYPLSLVLRACPDIVDYARNGISDWAGLVATADLARAALGISPDAWRQACEVMGPADAAIVVAAILQRADAISSAGGYLRSLTEKARAGQFSIGPVLMALLRARDKALPRTG
- a CDS encoding ParA family protein, with product MPTIVFASPKGGAGKSTSAVLLACELAAQGANVTMIDADPNKPVSRWARRPGKPDNLTVVSDVSEDSVIDAIEEAATKTSFVIVDLEGTASMMVGYAMSRADLVVIPTQGSELDAVEAVKAVRLVRTQERAFGKTIPFAVLLTRVNAAVITRDLRDIRIQLAQAGIPVFEIPIVERAAFRAIFSFGGTLLSLDPKQVSNIKAAIVNARAYAAELVAVLKRAVAATGTLEVA
- a CDS encoding type II toxin-antitoxin system PemK/MazF family toxin is translated as MEFEPKPGLVVRYDFLWKAESAKGLDSGKDRPCAIVLTMAEKPDGSKDVLLCAITHSPPGKDETAIAVPPAVARHLGLDDQPSWIKTDQVNVLRWERGRIPYGISQARKGAWAYGMLPQALGRQAFEQVRAKARGRQLQTVKRD
- the repA gene encoding plasmid partitioning protein RepA produces the protein MNVSSPPPRTKSPLLFEKSILEQGDQISKKLHLLSVQRFPPHAKKGLRSFSLAEVATYLGVSQSHLKKLHLEGKGPVPETSSSGRRSYTAEQMVELRQYLDEYGRSDARMYVPHRRAGEKLQILAVVNFKGGSGKTTTAAHLAQYLALTGHRVLAVDLDPQASLSSLHGFQPELDQTKSLYDAIRYDDERRPLSEIIQPTNFPGLDIVPASLELQEFEYDTPVAMTDKSSNAGRAFFTRISGALAEVDDRYDVVVIDCPPQLGYLTITALTAATSVLITIHPQMLDVMSMGQFLLMLGNILEPIRSAGAEVNLEWYRYLVTRYEPTDGPQHQMTSFLQTLFGDFILKNHMLKSTAVSDAGITKQTLYEVEKNTMTRSTYERAMESLEAVNGEIADLIHDAWGR
- a CDS encoding stability/partitioning determinant; amino-acid sequence: MTSPTRSSIFEDDGKLDLSDFKPKPAPDPTAPSSQEVRAVAERANFRSREASTRTDAAAAPRPQQRRHRTGRNVQLNIKATGETVAAFNRLTQDNRWVAGETLQRALAALRRELGEGRG
- a CDS encoding type II toxin-antitoxin system Phd/YefM family antitoxin translates to MVTITAVELQNHFGRYRDLAQREPVSVTHHGRESIVVLAADEYKRLKALDTRQAFYAHELPDELVAALDKGYAGAATPDLDHLLKK